The following coding sequences lie in one Sesamum indicum cultivar Zhongzhi No. 13 linkage group LG9, S_indicum_v1.0, whole genome shotgun sequence genomic window:
- the LOC105171078 gene encoding histone H3.2, whose product MARTKQTARKSTGGKAPRKQLATKAARKSAPATGGVKKPHRFRPGTVALREIRKYQKSTELLIRKLPFQRLVREIAQDFKTDLRFQSSAVAALQEAAEAYLVGLFEDTNLCAIHAKRVTIMPKDIQLARRIRGERA is encoded by the coding sequence ATGGCTCGTACTAAGCAGACAGCAAGAAAATCGACCGGTGGCAAGGCACCCCGGAAGCAGCTTGCGACGAAGGCGGCGAGGAAATCGGCCCCCGCCACCGGAGGTGTCAAAAAGCCGCACCGCTTCCGCCCTGGGACGGTGGCGCTTCGGGAGATCCGGAAGTACCAGAAGAGCACTGAGCTGCTGATTAGGAAGCTTCCGTTCCAAAGGCTGGTGAGGGAGATTGCTCAGGATTTCAAGACGGATCTTCGGTTCCAGAGCTCCGCCGTGGCGGCGCTGCAGGAGGCAGCTGAGGCTTATCTTGTGGGTCTGTTTGAGGACACAAACCTCTGCGCCATTCATGCCAAGCGTGTAACTATTATGCCTAAGGATATTCAGTTGGCTAGGAGGATTAGAGGCGAGAGGGCTTAA
- the LOC105171168 gene encoding LOB domain-containing protein 4-like, with protein sequence MKDSSRKQGGAAPCAACKLLRRRCAHDCVFAPYFPADEPHKFASVHKVFGASNVNKMLQELPEHQRGDAVSSMVYEANARVRDPVYGCVGAISSLQQQIDMLQTQLALAQAEVVHMRMRQFSSMTNSPENASPSSRDTQSHQAKSLFSMDMVEEQANMEDSLWH encoded by the exons ATGAAGGATAGTAGTAGAAAACAAGGGGGGGCAGCGCCATGCGCGGCGTGCAAGCTTCTGCGCCGGAGATGCGCTCACGACTGCGTCTTTGCACCTTATTTCCCCGCCGACGAACCCCACAAGTTCGCCAGTGTCCATAAGGTCTTTGGTGCTAGCAATGTCAACAAGATGCTCCAg GAATTGCCGGAGCATCAAAGAGGCGACGCCGTGAGTTCCATGGTGTACGAGGCCAATGCAAGAGTACGGGATCCGGTTTACGGTTGTGTGGGCGCTATCTCGTCATTACAGCAGCAGATTGATATGTTGCAGACTCAGCTAGCTCTAGCACAGGCAGAAGTCGTCCACATGCGCATGCGCCAGTTCTCATCGATGACTAATTCACCGGAAAACGCATCTCCGTCGTCCCGGGACACACAGTCTCATCAGGCCAAGTCCCTTTTTAGCATGGACATGGTGGAAGAACAGGCCAACATGGAGGACTCTTTGTGGCATTGA